A single window of Intrasporangium calvum DSM 43043 DNA harbors:
- a CDS encoding NAD(P)/FAD-dependent oxidoreductase yields MDVPGKVVVVGGGIGGVSTVAALRAGGYGGELVLVDDAELPTDRPPLSKEYLAGTRSLTDLALEQPDWYDDHDVRLVPRTRVSALRPGEGAVETEDGRTLAADRVVLATGGRAARPPIPGADDARVHVLRTVEDADRLRAAVAPGTRVLVVGAGLVGAEAGSTLAGLGADVVLVDPVAPPLALVFGQPVAHWLHELNRARGLALHHAGVERLDATTDGLRVRLSGGADDVRADLVVLAVGMVPETTLAVSAGLRTGRGVRVDRGQLTSNPAVLAIGDATEVVVDGVVRPRAEHWEAARLDGERAAATILGAPLPAPTASWFWTERHGLHVEVVGDLTAGDLVLRGELGTPPFSAFSVHEGMVAGAVAVDDPRAVRAARRLIDRAIPVDPAALADPSTDLRRLLRG; encoded by the coding sequence ATGGACGTTCCCGGGAAGGTGGTCGTCGTTGGTGGGGGGATCGGCGGCGTCAGCACGGTGGCGGCGCTGCGTGCGGGCGGCTACGGCGGTGAGCTGGTGCTCGTCGACGACGCGGAGCTGCCCACCGACCGCCCTCCGCTCAGCAAGGAGTACCTCGCGGGCACCCGCTCGCTGACGGATCTCGCACTGGAGCAGCCGGACTGGTACGACGACCACGACGTTCGCCTGGTGCCTCGCACGCGCGTGTCGGCGCTGCGTCCCGGTGAAGGTGCCGTCGAGACCGAGGACGGCCGCACGCTCGCGGCAGACCGCGTCGTGCTCGCCACCGGCGGGCGGGCGGCCCGACCGCCGATCCCGGGCGCCGACGACGCGCGGGTTCACGTGCTGCGCACCGTGGAGGACGCCGACCGGCTCCGGGCGGCGGTGGCACCGGGGACCCGCGTGCTCGTCGTCGGTGCCGGCCTCGTCGGCGCGGAGGCCGGCTCCACGCTGGCGGGACTCGGGGCGGACGTCGTCCTCGTCGACCCGGTGGCGCCGCCCCTCGCCCTCGTCTTCGGCCAGCCGGTCGCCCACTGGCTCCACGAGCTGAACCGGGCGCGCGGTCTGGCCCTCCACCACGCCGGTGTCGAGCGGCTCGATGCCACCACCGACGGCCTTCGCGTGCGGCTCAGCGGCGGTGCGGACGACGTGCGGGCCGACCTGGTGGTGCTCGCCGTCGGCATGGTGCCCGAGACGACACTCGCCGTGAGCGCGGGACTCCGCACGGGGCGCGGAGTGCGCGTCGACCGGGGCCAGCTGACCTCGAACCCGGCCGTGCTCGCCATCGGCGACGCCACGGAGGTGGTCGTGGACGGCGTGGTCCGGCCCCGCGCCGAGCACTGGGAGGCGGCCCGGCTCGACGGTGAGCGGGCGGCCGCGACGATCCTCGGCGCGCCCCTGCCCGCTCCGACGGCGAGCTGGTTCTGGACGGAGCGCCATGGCCTGCACGTCGAGGTCGTCGGCGACCTCACGGCCGGCGACCTCGTCCTCCGCGGAGAGCTGGGGACACCGCCGTTCTCGGCGTTCTCGGTCCATGAGGGGATGGTCGCGGGCGCCGTTGCCGTGGACGACCCCAGGGCCGTCCGTGCGGCGCGGCGCCTCATCGACCGCGCGATACCCGTCGACCCGGCCGCTCTCGCCGACCCGTCCACCGACCTCCGGCGGCTGCTCCGCGGTTGA
- a CDS encoding MarR family winged helix-turn-helix transcriptional regulator produces the protein MVSVPAPPDDLLKLDEQVCFALSVAARNVIALYRPVLEPLGLTHPQYLVMLALWERDQLTVKELSRLVSLDPATLSPLLKRLERAGLLSRDRDPADERALAVTLTRAGRSLRERALQVPPQVIERLGMDLAELKSLHATLTRVIAATHG, from the coding sequence ATGGTTAGTGTACCTGCGCCGCCTGATGACCTGCTCAAGCTCGACGAGCAGGTCTGCTTCGCGCTCTCCGTGGCGGCCCGCAACGTCATCGCCCTCTACCGCCCGGTGCTCGAGCCGCTCGGGCTCACCCACCCCCAGTACCTCGTCATGCTCGCGCTGTGGGAGCGGGACCAGCTGACGGTCAAGGAGCTCAGCCGGCTCGTCAGCCTCGACCCGGCCACGCTGTCGCCGCTCCTCAAGCGCCTCGAGCGGGCCGGCCTGCTCAGCCGGGACCGCGATCCGGCCGACGAGCGGGCCCTGGCCGTCACGCTGACCCGCGCGGGGCGGTCCCTGCGCGAACGGGCCCTCCAGGTCCCTCCGCAGGTCATCGAGCGGCTCGGGATGGACCTCGCCGAGCTGAAGTCGCTCCACGCCACGCTGACCCGGGTCATCGCCGCCACCCACGGCTGA
- a CDS encoding Mrp/NBP35 family ATP-binding protein, translated as MSLVSRLRSPAATSPVDVEAVRAALGVVQDPELHLTLEEAGMVGGVEVARHGVVRLTVRLTTPSCPMKAALGASIVAEVGAVPGVDRVEVNFTAMTEQERMALADRLRGDMPAAGLAFGPDSRTTVYAVASGKGGVGKSTITANLAVALALQGKRVGVLDADVWGYSVPHLFGVRRAPVAIKGLMLPVEAHGVSLMSVGFFVTDEEPVVWRGPMLHKALQQFLGDVRWPDLDVLLIDLPPGTGDITMSLLELVPDAALLAVTTPQPAAQLVAERVGRMARNARMPVAGVIENMSTLVCDACHESTPLFGSGGGQRLADVIDAPLLGQVPLDVALREGGDLGVPAVLGSPATPSAQALSRIAGQLPVVRRSLVGRKLPLTVL; from the coding sequence ATGAGCCTCGTCTCTCGCTTGCGTTCGCCGGCCGCCACGAGCCCGGTCGACGTCGAAGCCGTCCGGGCGGCGCTCGGCGTCGTCCAGGACCCGGAGCTGCACCTGACCCTCGAGGAGGCCGGCATGGTCGGTGGCGTCGAGGTGGCTCGCCACGGTGTCGTCCGGCTCACGGTGCGGCTGACGACCCCGTCGTGCCCCATGAAGGCCGCGCTCGGTGCCTCGATCGTGGCCGAGGTGGGCGCGGTCCCCGGCGTCGACCGGGTCGAGGTGAACTTCACCGCGATGACCGAGCAGGAGCGGATGGCGCTGGCCGACCGGCTCCGCGGCGACATGCCCGCCGCGGGCCTTGCCTTCGGGCCGGACTCCCGGACGACCGTCTACGCGGTGGCCAGCGGCAAGGGCGGCGTCGGCAAGTCCACGATCACGGCCAACCTCGCCGTGGCGCTGGCCTTGCAGGGCAAGCGGGTCGGAGTCCTCGACGCCGACGTCTGGGGGTACTCCGTCCCGCACCTGTTCGGGGTGCGCCGCGCACCGGTCGCGATCAAGGGGCTCATGCTCCCGGTCGAGGCGCACGGTGTGTCCCTCATGTCGGTCGGCTTCTTCGTCACCGACGAGGAGCCGGTGGTCTGGCGCGGGCCGATGCTGCACAAGGCGCTCCAGCAGTTCCTCGGTGACGTCCGGTGGCCCGATCTCGACGTGCTGCTCATCGACCTGCCGCCCGGGACCGGTGACATCACCATGTCGCTGCTCGAGCTGGTGCCCGACGCGGCCCTGCTCGCGGTGACGACCCCGCAGCCGGCCGCGCAGCTGGTGGCCGAGCGGGTCGGGCGGATGGCGCGCAACGCCCGGATGCCCGTGGCCGGCGTCATCGAGAACATGTCGACCCTGGTGTGCGATGCCTGCCACGAGAGCACGCCGCTCTTCGGCAGCGGGGGTGGCCAACGCCTTGCCGACGTCATCGACGCCCCGCTGCTCGGACAGGTCCCGCTCGACGTCGCGCTTCGTGAGGGAGGCGACCTCGGGGTTCCAGCGGTGCTCGGCTCGCCGGCCACACCCTCGGCGCAGGCGCTGTCGCGCATCGCCGGCCAGCTTCCCGTGGTCCGGCGTAGCCTCGTCGGGCGCAAGCTGCCGCTCACCGTCCTCTGA
- a CDS encoding molybdopterin dinucleotide binding domain-containing protein, producing MTAEPTAEPTAGPTNRPPVPMPGARTHEKLRNFPPPEEWDAHVEYDAKAHPRKVPHTYSLIPTICFNCESSCGLLAYVDHEDLSIRKFEGNPAHPGSRGRNCAKGPATINQVHDPERILHPLRRVGERGSGQFERVSWDEAVRDIAGRIRKAIVEDRRDEVMYHVGRPGEDGFAERVLQAWGVDGHNSHTNVCSSGGRSGYTHWMGYDRPSPDYANSRVMLLLSSHLETGHYFNPHAQRIMEAKQNGAKLVVLDLRLSNTASHADLWISPWPGSEAAIFLAVASYLLRTRTIDAAFLRRWVNWDVYLERLHPDAPKDFEVFLEKLTEDYSKYTFEFAAQEAHVPVAQIEQLARIVAQAGNRLATHTWRSAAAGNLGGWQITRSLFFLNVLTGSVGTVGGTHPNGWDKFIPHFPEMPEPNDVWSEKLWPSEYPLTTNEMSILLPHFLKDGRGTLEVYFSRVYNPLWVNPDGFTWIDVLKDESRIGLHVALTPTWSESATFADYVLPMGHASERHDTMSFETHTSKWIAFRQPVTRVAMAKRGIPFQDTRDTNPGEVWEENEFWFELSWQIDPDGSLGIRQYFESKERPGEKMTQDEYYDILFARSVPGLPQAASDQGMTPLEYMRKYGVFEIAKDVYRLDERPLTAAELDGAVADEKGVLRKPVTLDTAPPLVGEAGAVGLEHEDGSRTAGWLSPSRKLELYSTTLADWGWPEQATPGYIESHVSARRIDRANDEFVLMPNFRLPTLIHTRSGNAKFLNEIANTHPLWFNKKDATTMGISTGDLVRVTTEIGHFVARAWATEAIRPGVVGMSHHMGRWTQDGHPGSRWVMGKVNLNRSEDGIWKLRYIEGVKPFKSEDPDSERIYWDDPGVHQNLAFPVQPDPVSGMHCWHQKVKIEKAHPGDQYGDVEVDVTKSREVYRRWLAMTRPGPGPDGQRRPEFMMRHVTPKRSAYRVAAATAEETRA from the coding sequence ATGACTGCTGAGCCGACTGCTGAGCCGACTGCTGGGCCGACGAACCGGCCGCCGGTACCCATGCCCGGGGCCCGGACCCATGAGAAGCTGCGCAACTTCCCACCACCGGAGGAGTGGGATGCGCACGTCGAGTACGACGCGAAGGCGCACCCGCGGAAGGTCCCGCACACCTACTCGCTCATTCCGACGATCTGTTTCAACTGCGAGTCATCCTGTGGCCTGCTCGCCTACGTCGACCACGAGGACCTGTCCATCAGGAAGTTCGAGGGCAACCCCGCGCACCCCGGCTCCCGCGGCCGCAACTGCGCCAAGGGGCCGGCCACGATCAACCAGGTCCACGACCCGGAGCGGATCCTCCACCCGCTGCGCCGGGTCGGCGAGCGCGGCTCCGGTCAGTTCGAGCGCGTGTCCTGGGACGAGGCGGTCCGCGACATCGCCGGCCGGATCCGCAAGGCCATCGTCGAGGACCGTCGGGACGAGGTGATGTACCACGTGGGGCGCCCCGGCGAGGACGGCTTCGCCGAGCGGGTCCTGCAGGCGTGGGGCGTCGACGGGCACAACTCGCACACCAACGTCTGCTCGTCCGGGGGGCGCTCGGGCTACACGCACTGGATGGGCTACGACCGGCCCTCGCCCGACTATGCCAACTCCCGGGTGATGCTGCTCCTGTCGAGCCACCTCGAGACCGGCCACTACTTCAACCCCCACGCCCAGCGGATCATGGAGGCCAAGCAGAACGGCGCCAAGCTCGTCGTCCTCGACCTGCGCCTGTCCAACACCGCCTCCCACGCAGACCTGTGGATCTCCCCGTGGCCGGGCAGCGAGGCCGCCATCTTCCTGGCGGTCGCCTCCTACCTGCTGCGCACCCGCACCATCGACGCGGCCTTCCTGCGCCGGTGGGTCAACTGGGACGTGTACCTGGAGCGACTGCACCCTGACGCGCCGAAGGACTTCGAGGTCTTCCTCGAGAAGCTGACCGAGGACTACTCGAAGTACACGTTCGAGTTCGCGGCACAGGAGGCGCACGTCCCGGTCGCGCAGATCGAGCAGCTGGCCCGGATCGTGGCTCAGGCGGGCAACCGGCTCGCCACGCACACGTGGCGGTCCGCCGCGGCGGGCAACCTCGGCGGGTGGCAGATCACGCGCTCGCTGTTCTTCCTCAACGTCCTCACCGGAAGTGTCGGCACGGTCGGCGGGACGCACCCGAACGGCTGGGACAAGTTCATCCCGCACTTCCCCGAGATGCCGGAGCCGAACGACGTGTGGAGCGAGAAGCTCTGGCCCTCGGAGTACCCGCTCACGACGAACGAGATGTCGATCCTCCTGCCGCACTTCCTCAAGGACGGTCGGGGCACGCTCGAGGTGTACTTCAGCCGGGTCTACAACCCGCTGTGGGTCAACCCCGACGGCTTCACCTGGATCGACGTCCTCAAGGACGAGAGCCGGATCGGCCTGCACGTCGCGCTCACCCCGACGTGGAGCGAGTCGGCCACCTTCGCCGACTACGTCCTGCCCATGGGCCATGCGTCCGAGCGCCACGACACGATGTCGTTCGAGACGCACACCTCCAAATGGATCGCCTTCCGGCAGCCGGTGACCCGCGTCGCCATGGCCAAGAGGGGGATTCCTTTCCAGGACACCCGCGACACCAACCCCGGCGAGGTCTGGGAGGAGAACGAGTTCTGGTTCGAGCTGTCCTGGCAGATCGACCCGGACGGTTCCCTCGGCATCCGTCAGTACTTCGAGTCCAAGGAGCGGCCGGGCGAGAAGATGACCCAGGACGAGTACTACGACATCCTCTTCGCACGCAGTGTTCCCGGGCTGCCCCAGGCGGCGTCGGACCAGGGCATGACCCCGCTCGAGTACATGCGCAAGTACGGCGTCTTCGAGATCGCCAAGGACGTCTACCGGCTCGACGAGCGGCCGCTGACCGCGGCCGAGCTCGACGGCGCCGTCGCGGACGAGAAGGGCGTCCTCCGCAAGCCGGTCACGCTCGACACCGCACCGCCCCTCGTCGGTGAGGCCGGTGCGGTCGGGCTCGAGCACGAGGACGGGTCCCGGACGGCCGGCTGGCTGTCGCCGTCTCGCAAGCTGGAGCTCTACTCCACGACCTTGGCTGATTGGGGGTGGCCCGAGCAGGCGACCCCGGGCTACATCGAGTCCCACGTCTCGGCCCGACGGATCGACCGGGCCAACGACGAGTTCGTCCTCATGCCGAACTTCCGGCTGCCGACCCTCATTCACACCCGTTCCGGCAACGCCAAGTTCCTGAACGAGATCGCCAACACCCACCCCTTGTGGTTCAACAAGAAGGACGCCACCACGATGGGCATCAGCACCGGCGACCTCGTGCGCGTCACGACCGAGATCGGCCACTTCGTGGCCCGGGCGTGGGCGACGGAGGCGATCCGGCCCGGAGTCGTGGGCATGTCGCACCACATGGGCCGGTGGACGCAGGACGGGCACCCCGGCAGCCGCTGGGTCATGGGCAAGGTCAACCTCAACCGGTCCGAGGACGGCATCTGGAAGCTGCGCTACATCGAGGGGGTCAAGCCCTTCAAGAGCGAGGACCCGGACTCCGAGCGGATCTACTGGGACGATCCAGGCGTGCACCAGAACCTCGCCTTTCCCGTCCAGCCCGACCCGGTCTCCGGCATGCACTGCTGGCACCAGAAGGTGAAGATCGAGAAGGCGCACCCGGGCGACCAGTACGGCGACGTCGAGGTCGACGTCACCAAGTCCCGAGAGGTCTACCGCCGGTGGCTGGCGATGACGCGTCCCGGACCCGGACCCGACGGGCAGCGCCGGCCGGAGTTCATGATGCGGCACGTCACCCCGAAGCGGTCCGCCTACCGCGTCGCCGCCGCGACGGCCGAGGAGACCAGAGCCTGA
- a CDS encoding 4Fe-4S dicluster domain-containing protein produces MQYGFAIDQRTCIGCHACTVACKTEHEVPLGQFRTWVKYVDTGTFPDTTRSFGVMRCNHCTDAPCVKICPTQALFKRDDGIVDFDGDRCIGCKSCMQACPYDAIYIDANTHTAAKCNLCAHRVDEGMEPACVVVCPTHSIWVGDLDDPTSGIARLVATQETSVRTPEQNTGPNVFYLGADQAVLDPLAAPVDDTYIWAKPDAQRLLTQGDVPGSPRTGARTTLNTAHPRPWGWKVVTYLWTKGIGAGALLVAALAVLLGTDLGVLGDYVAPALGIFGAATTGGLLVWDLKRPERFLYLFLKSNFTSWLVLGGYVLTLFTGGSVLWLLAAVLDVGWAMTVLAWLAIPAAALMAGYTAFLFGQAEGRDLWQSPVLFWHLQAQAVMVGSGTLLVAGLFLDLPQAAQDLLVAAFVISTLAHLAILLVEYGGRHVSRQAAAAAHIITHGRYARTFWLGSVFPTVVAAVLGAVGWAMGAEAGGVLAALAGLTVQPALLAYETVFVRAGQDLPLS; encoded by the coding sequence GTGCAGTACGGTTTCGCGATCGACCAGCGCACCTGCATCGGCTGTCACGCCTGCACTGTCGCGTGCAAGACGGAGCACGAGGTGCCCCTGGGCCAGTTCCGCACCTGGGTGAAGTACGTCGACACCGGCACGTTCCCCGACACGACGCGGTCCTTCGGGGTGATGCGGTGCAACCACTGCACCGACGCGCCGTGCGTCAAGATCTGCCCGACCCAGGCCCTCTTCAAGCGCGACGACGGAATCGTCGACTTCGACGGCGACCGGTGCATCGGGTGCAAGAGCTGCATGCAGGCCTGTCCGTACGACGCGATCTACATCGATGCCAACACCCACACGGCGGCCAAGTGCAACCTGTGCGCGCACCGGGTCGACGAGGGCATGGAGCCTGCGTGTGTCGTCGTCTGTCCGACCCACTCGATCTGGGTGGGCGACCTCGACGACCCGACGAGCGGCATCGCCCGGCTGGTGGCCACCCAGGAGACGTCGGTGCGCACCCCGGAGCAGAACACCGGCCCCAACGTGTTCTACCTCGGCGCGGACCAGGCGGTCCTCGACCCGCTCGCCGCGCCGGTGGACGACACGTACATCTGGGCCAAGCCGGACGCGCAGCGCCTGCTGACCCAGGGCGACGTGCCGGGTAGCCCGCGCACCGGCGCGAGGACGACGCTCAACACTGCACACCCCCGCCCGTGGGGGTGGAAGGTGGTGACCTACCTGTGGACCAAGGGGATCGGGGCCGGCGCCCTGCTGGTCGCCGCCCTCGCGGTCCTCCTCGGCACCGACCTCGGCGTCCTCGGCGACTACGTTGCGCCCGCTCTCGGGATCTTCGGTGCGGCGACGACCGGTGGTCTGCTCGTCTGGGACCTCAAGCGGCCCGAGCGGTTCCTCTACCTCTTCCTCAAGTCGAACTTCACGTCCTGGCTCGTCCTCGGCGGCTATGTGCTGACCCTCTTCACCGGCGGCTCGGTCCTGTGGCTTCTCGCTGCCGTCCTCGACGTGGGCTGGGCCATGACGGTCCTGGCCTGGCTGGCCATCCCGGCAGCCGCCCTGATGGCGGGCTACACCGCCTTCCTGTTCGGGCAGGCGGAAGGACGGGACCTGTGGCAGTCGCCGGTGCTGTTCTGGCACCTGCAGGCCCAGGCGGTCATGGTGGGCAGCGGGACGCTCCTCGTCGCCGGGCTGTTCCTCGACCTACCGCAGGCAGCCCAGGACCTCCTCGTCGCGGCCTTCGTCATCTCGACGCTCGCGCACCTGGCCATCCTGCTCGTCGAGTACGGCGGCCGCCACGTCTCCCGTCAGGCGGCTGCAGCGGCCCACATCATCACGCACGGTCGGTACGCGCGAACCTTCTGGCTCGGCAGCGTGTTCCCGACCGTGGTCGCCGCGGTCCTCGGCGCTGTCGGCTGGGCGATGGGAGCCGAGGCTGGCGGCGTCCTCGCGGCGCTCGCCGGCCTCACCGTCCAGCCGGCCCTGCTCGCCTACGAGACCGTGTTCGTCCGCGCCGGCCAGGACCTCCCGCTCTCCTGA
- a CDS encoding sulfurtransferase TusA family protein, producing MDHPIDATIDAKGKKCPMPVLMASRGLKTLQPGQVMLIEATDNGSQSDIPSWARDTGNELLEATTVDGVHRYVVRKS from the coding sequence ATGGACCACCCCATCGACGCCACCATCGACGCCAAGGGCAAGAAGTGCCCGATGCCCGTGCTCATGGCCTCCCGCGGCCTGAAGACCCTCCAGCCGGGCCAGGTCATGCTCATCGAGGCGACCGACAACGGCTCGCAGAGCGACATCCCCTCCTGGGCCAGGGACACGGGGAACGAGCTGCTCGAGGCCACCACCGTGGATGGCGTGCATCGCTACGTCGTCAGGAAGTCGTGA
- a CDS encoding DsrE/DsrF/DrsH-like family protein yields the protein MTEAVADPPAHPLTHPVPPAEGPATQGLTIVAWSGDLDRIWPTLILGSTGAAYGMQTTIFFTFWGLFPLVRDDVRITGTNAMTKALAGMNRPGISNMKLSKLHLGGAGAWMMSKLAKDHDVSPPKELLEMCVELGVNLWPCEMTMELMGLRPDQLIDGVGEPVGAATALSAMSRSQVNLFI from the coding sequence ATGACTGAGGCAGTGGCAGATCCGCCTGCTCACCCACTCACCCACCCCGTCCCCCCGGCTGAGGGCCCGGCCACTCAGGGCCTGACCATCGTGGCCTGGTCGGGCGATCTCGACCGGATCTGGCCCACCCTGATCCTCGGTTCCACCGGGGCGGCCTACGGGATGCAGACGACGATCTTCTTCACGTTCTGGGGGCTCTTTCCCCTCGTCCGGGACGACGTCCGGATCACCGGGACGAACGCCATGACCAAGGCACTCGCCGGGATGAACCGCCCGGGCATCAGCAACATGAAGCTCTCCAAGCTGCATCTGGGCGGTGCGGGGGCCTGGATGATGTCCAAGCTGGCCAAGGACCATGACGTGTCACCTCCCAAGGAGCTCCTCGAGATGTGCGTGGAGCTCGGGGTGAACCTCTGGCCGTGCGAGATGACGATGGAGCTGATGGGTCTGCGCCCCGACCAGCTCATCGACGGGGTGGGCGAACCGGTCGGCGCAGCCACCGCACTCTCGGCGATGAGCCGATCCCAGGTCAACCTCTTCATCTGA
- a CDS encoding MBL fold metallo-hydrolase yields MAKTITPAQLFSEIEAGTVPEILDVRNKDDFAASPVEGSRPIPTRNVPVYEVFEDLEEHCRRTPQGAVVICGQGNGSELVAEEFESLGVETRSLEGGTDAWARLLVPKEITGLPGEVRAWQFQRPAKACLSYVIGVPEGRCMIVDPTRHPQPYLDLVAEHGMTVTHIVDTHVHADHISGGPVLAERLGAEYHLPPEDAGGIVPFPNRPLKDGDVLDLGSAVVQTLTMHLPGHTPGTTAFLVSDRLLIVGDTVFVRGLGRPDLTGQAEELARDLFHSVHERLRPLDPATIIAPAHWSSSAEVNDEGLVVTTLEDVFTATLLNEQAIERFVEEIVASLPHAPETYDTIRLVNAGKLAPPEDEMDLLDVGRNQCVASTTLA; encoded by the coding sequence ATGGCGAAGACGATCACTCCCGCCCAGCTCTTCTCCGAGATCGAGGCGGGCACCGTTCCCGAGATCCTCGACGTCCGCAACAAGGACGACTTCGCGGCCAGCCCGGTCGAGGGCAGCCGCCCCATCCCCACCCGCAACGTGCCCGTCTACGAGGTGTTCGAGGACCTCGAGGAGCACTGCCGCCGCACACCCCAGGGCGCCGTGGTCATCTGTGGCCAGGGCAACGGATCCGAGCTCGTCGCGGAGGAGTTCGAGTCCCTTGGCGTCGAGACCCGCTCGCTCGAAGGTGGCACGGACGCGTGGGCGAGGCTGCTCGTGCCCAAGGAGATCACCGGGCTCCCCGGCGAGGTGCGCGCGTGGCAGTTCCAGCGCCCCGCCAAGGCCTGCCTGTCCTACGTCATCGGCGTCCCGGAGGGACGCTGCATGATCGTCGACCCGACCCGCCACCCACAGCCGTACCTCGACCTCGTCGCCGAGCACGGCATGACCGTGACGCACATCGTCGACACGCACGTCCACGCCGACCACATCAGCGGCGGCCCCGTCCTCGCGGAGCGGCTCGGCGCCGAGTACCACCTTCCCCCGGAGGACGCCGGCGGCATCGTGCCCTTCCCGAACCGTCCCCTCAAGGACGGCGACGTGCTCGATCTCGGCTCGGCGGTGGTGCAGACCCTGACGATGCACCTGCCCGGCCACACCCCCGGGACGACGGCCTTCCTCGTCAGCGACCGGCTCCTCATCGTCGGCGACACGGTCTTCGTCAGAGGTCTGGGCCGGCCCGACCTCACCGGTCAGGCGGAGGAGCTGGCGCGTGACCTCTTCCACTCCGTCCACGAGCGACTGCGTCCACTGGACCCGGCCACGATCATCGCCCCCGCCCACTGGTCGAGCAGCGCGGAGGTCAACGACGAGGGCCTTGTCGTGACGACCCTCGAGGACGTCTTCACCGCCACGTTGCTCAACGAGCAGGCGATCGAGCGCTTCGTCGAGGAGATCGTCGCGTCGCTGCCGCACGCTCCGGAGACCTACGACACGATCCGGCTCGTCAACGCCGGCAAGCTCGCGCCGCCCGAGGACGAGATGGATCTGCTCGACGTCGGCAGGAACCAGTGCGTGGCCTCGACGACGTTGGCCTGA
- a CDS encoding ArsR/SmtB family transcription factor: MQAEVARQLQELHARVCKAIADPKRLLIINELRDRELSVGDLSEALNLNQSNTSQHLAVLRERGIVTSHRVGTNVYYALRSQKVIQAVDLLREFLVEDLAEQGRLSGATSH; this comes from the coding sequence ATGCAGGCTGAGGTCGCACGTCAGCTGCAGGAGCTGCACGCCCGGGTGTGCAAGGCCATCGCCGACCCCAAGCGTCTGCTCATCATCAACGAGCTGCGGGACCGCGAGCTCAGCGTCGGCGACCTGAGCGAGGCCCTGAACCTCAACCAGTCCAACACGAGTCAGCACCTCGCCGTCCTCCGCGAACGCGGCATCGTCACCTCGCACCGGGTGGGGACCAACGTCTACTACGCCCTGCGCAGCCAGAAGGTCATCCAGGCCGTCGATCTGCTCCGCGAGTTCCTCGTCGAGGACCTCGCGGAGCAGGGTCGCCTCAGCGGCGCGACCTCCCACTGA
- a CDS encoding nucleoside hydrolase codes for MTIPFILDTDTAQDDCVAIIAGLLDAEADLRAITMVAGNVGFDRQVRNAQLTLSAAGRLGTVPVHLGCRRPLVLPWVSAENVHGDGSGGLDMDFDGAVTEAEHGVDALLRLTAETPGELSVVAIGPLTNVAMAAVKDPTFVDNVKSLVIMGGSNNGRGNITPAGEFNFYVDPHAAQVVFEAGFRDITVVPWAPLTLNDAVFSRDQLAAIEAIGTPLSRFFLTVCGPTLEFDESVGIPGTTHPDSLSVGVLLHPELVTRAGRYHVAVETGSTLTRGYSAMSWGVHGLEPNARVIEAVDGPAFHDWITGLLATDTEVSRPLRGGRFDW; via the coding sequence GTGACCATCCCGTTCATCCTCGACACGGACACCGCCCAGGACGACTGCGTCGCCATCATCGCCGGCCTCCTCGACGCGGAGGCGGACCTCCGGGCGATCACCATGGTGGCCGGCAACGTCGGGTTCGACCGTCAGGTCCGCAACGCGCAGCTGACGCTCAGTGCGGCGGGGCGCCTCGGCACCGTGCCGGTCCACCTGGGCTGCCGCCGCCCCCTCGTCCTGCCCTGGGTCTCCGCGGAGAACGTCCACGGTGACGGCTCGGGCGGCCTGGACATGGACTTCGACGGGGCGGTGACGGAGGCCGAGCACGGAGTCGACGCGCTGCTCCGGCTCACGGCCGAGACACCGGGCGAGCTCTCCGTCGTCGCGATCGGTCCGCTGACGAACGTCGCGATGGCGGCCGTCAAGGACCCCACCTTCGTCGACAACGTCAAGAGCCTCGTCATCATGGGGGGTTCGAACAACGGCCGCGGCAACATCACCCCGGCCGGCGAGTTCAACTTCTACGTCGACCCCCACGCAGCGCAGGTCGTCTTCGAGGCCGGATTCCGGGACATCACCGTCGTCCCGTGGGCCCCGCTCACCCTCAACGACGCCGTCTTCAGCCGGGACCAGCTCGCCGCCATCGAGGCGATCGGCACACCGCTCTCGCGGTTCTTCCTCACCGTGTGCGGCCCGACCCTGGAGTTCGACGAGAGCGTGGGCATCCCGGGTACGACCCACCCCGACTCGCTCTCGGTGGGCGTCCTGCTGCATCCGGAGCTGGTGACCCGGGCCGGCCGGTACCACGTGGCGGTGGAGACCGGCTCGACGCTGACTCGCGGCTACTCGGCGATGTCCTGGGGAGTGCACGGGCTCGAGCCGAACGCCCGGGTCATCGAGGCGGTGGACGGTCCGGCCTTCCACGACTGGATCACCGGCCTGCTCGCGACCGACACGGAGGTGAGCCGACCGCTCCGTGGTGGCCGCTTCGACTGGTAG